A genomic segment from Gossypium hirsutum isolate 1008001.06 chromosome D04, Gossypium_hirsutum_v2.1, whole genome shotgun sequence encodes:
- the LOC107931609 gene encoding 60S ribosomal protein L10, producing MGRRPARCYRQIKNKPYPKSRYCRGVPDPKIRIYDVGMKKKGVDEFPFCVHLVSWEKENVSSEALEAARIACNKYMAKFAGKDAFHLRVRVHPFHVLRINKMLSCAGADRLQTGMRGAFGKPQGTCARVDIGQVLLSVRCKDSNSHHAQEALRRAKFKFPGRQKIIVSRKWGFTKYNRADYLKWKSENRIMPDGVNAKLLGCHGPLANRQPGRAFLKASS from the exons ATGGGGAGGA GACCTGCAAGGTGTTATCGCCAAATCAAGAACAAGCCATACCCAAAATCTCGATATTGCCGTGGTGTTCCGGATCCTAAGATCAGAATTTATGATGTTGGGATGAAGAAAAAAGGTGTTGACGAGTTCCCTTTCTGTGTCCATCTTGTCAGTTGGGAGAAAGAGAATGTCTCAAGTGAGGCGTTGGAGGCTGCTCGCATTGCCTGCAACAAGTACATGGCCAAATTTGCTGGAAAGGATGCGTTCCATTTGAGGGTAAGGGTTCATCCCTTCCATGTTCTGCGGATCAACAAGATGCTTTCATGTGCTGGTGCTGATAGGCTTCAGACTGGAATGAGGGGTGCTTTTGGGAAGCCTCAGGGAACATGTGCAAGAGTTGACATTGGTCAGGTCCTGCTTTCAGTTCGTTGCAAGGACAGCAACAGCCACCATGCACAGGAGGCCCTCCGCCGTGCAAAGTTTAAGTTTCCCGGTCGTCAAAAGATTATTGTTAGCAGGAAGTG GGGATTCACCAAGTACAACCGCGCTGATTATCTGAAGTGGAAGTCTGAGAACAGGATTATGCCAGATGGTGTGAATGCAAAG CTTCTTGGATGCCATGGACCTTTGGCAAATCGTCAGCCTGGGAGAGCTTTTCTGAAAGCATCATCTTAG
- the LOC107931601 gene encoding hydroxyacylglutathione hydrolase cytoplasmic — translation MKIFEVPCLEDNYSYLVIDESTKEAAVVDPVEAEKVFDVANQHGVVLKFVLTTHHHWDHAGGNDKIKQLVPGIKVYGGSLDNVRGCTHQLQNGDTLSLGSHLNILALHTPCHTKGHISYYITGKDGEDPAVFTGDTLFIAGCGKFFEGTAEQMYQSLCVTLGSLPKPTRVYCGHEYTVKNLQFASTVEPKNARIQQKLAWANGQRKAGLPTIPSTIEEEMETNPFMRVDLPELQGSIGCQSPVEALREIRQMKDNWRG, via the exons ATGAAAATCTTTGAGGTTCCATGCTTAGAAGACAACTACTCGTATCt ggtGATAGATGAAAGCACAAAAGAGGCGGCAGTGGTGGATCCTGTGGAGGCGGAGAAAGTTTTTGATGTAGCAAATCAGCATGGGGTTGTCCTCAAGTTTGTTCTTACCACTCATCACCACTG GGATCACGCTGGTGGGAATGATAAGATAAAGCAGTTGGTGCCTGGGATCAAGGTATATGGTGGTTCCCTTGATAATGTTAGGGGCTGCACTCATCAGCTCCAAAACGGCGATACCTTATCCCTTGGCTCTCATCTCAACATTTTGGCTCTTCATACCCCTTG CCATACCAAGGGTCACATTAGTTACTACATCACAGGCAAAGACGGGGAGGACCCTGCTGTTTTTACCGGAGATACCCTC TTCATTGCTGGTTGCGGGAAGTTTTTTGAAGGCACAGCCGAACAGATGTATCAATCACTCTGTGTAACACTGGGTTCACTGCCAAAGCCAACTCGTGTCTACTGTGGCCATGAG TACACAGTGAAGAACCTGCAATTTGCATCGACAGTTGAGCCGAAAAATGCAAGGATACAACAGAAGTTAGCTTGGGCTAATGGTCAGCGCAAAGCTGGTCTACCCACCATTCCCTCAACCATTGAGGAAGAAATGGAGACAAATCCATTTATGCGAGTTGACCTACCTGAACTTCAG GGGAGTATTGGTTGCCAGTCTCCTGTTGAAGCACTCCGGGAGATAAGGCAGATGAAGGACAATTGGCGAGGCTGA
- the LOC107931602 gene encoding cytochrome b-c1 complex subunit 8, with protein MGKQPVKMRAVVYALSPFQQKIMGGLWKDLPAKITHKVSENWISATLLLTPLVGTYTYVQNFKEKEKLEHRY; from the exons atggggAAGCAGCCGGTGAAGATGAGGGCAGTGGTGTACGCTTTATCACCGTTCCAGCAGAAGATAATGGGTGGGCTATGGAAGGATCTGCCTGCCAAGATTACCCACAAGGTCTCTGAGAATTGGATCAGCGCTACTCTTCTTCTCACCCCTCTCGTCGGCACCTACAC GTATGtccaaaatttcaaagaaaaggagAAGCTGGAACATAGGTATTGA